One segment of Drosophila mauritiana strain mau12 chromosome 3R, ASM438214v1, whole genome shotgun sequence DNA contains the following:
- the LOC117142267 gene encoding fasciclin-1 isoform X9: MLNAAALLLALLCAANAAAAADLADKLRDDSELSQFYSLLESNQIANSTLSLRSCTIFVPTNEAFQRYKSKTTHVLYHITTEAYTQKRLPNTVSSDMAGNPPLYITKNSNGDIFVNNARIIPSLSVETNSDGKRQIMHIIDEVLEPLTVKAGHSDTPNNPNALKFLKNAEEFNVDNIGVRTYRSQVTMAKKESVYDAAGQHTFLVPVDEGFKLSARSSLVDGKVIDGHVIPNTVIFTAAAQHDDPKASAAFEDLLKVTVSFFKQKNGKMYVKSNTIVGDAKHRVGVVLAEIVKANIPVSNGVVHLIHRPLMIIDTTVTQFLQSFKFMNENAENGALRKFYEVIMDNGGAVLDDINSLTEVTILAPSNEAWNSSNINNVLRDRNKIRQILNMHIIKDRLNVDKIRQKNANLIAQVPTVNNNTFLYFNVRGEGADTVITVEGGGVNATVIQADVAQTNGYVHIIDHVLGVPYTTVLGKLESDPMMSDTYKMGKFSHFNDQLNNTQRRFTYFVPRDKGWQKTELDYPSAHKKLFMADFSYHSKSILERHLAISDKEYTMKDLVKFSQESGSVILPTFRDSLSIRVEEEAGRYVIIWNYKKINVYRPDVECTNGIIHVIDYPLLEEKDVVVAGGSYLPESSICIILANLIMITVAKFLN, from the exons TTCTACAGCCTGCTGGAGAGCAATCAAATTGCCAACTCAACGCTTTCGCTGCGCAGCTGCACGATCTTTGTGCCCACCAATGAAGCCTTCCAGCGCTACAAGAGCAAAACCACCCATGTGCTCTATCACATTA CCACTGAGGCGTACACCCAGAAACGACTGCCGAATACCGTGTCATCGGACATGGCCGGCAATCCACCGCTATACATCACAAAGAACTCGAATGGCGATATCTTTGTGAACAATGCCCGGATCATACCCTCGCTCAGTGTGGAGACAAACAGCGATGGCAAGCGGCAG ATCATGCACATCATCGACGAGGTACTGGAACCGCTCACCGTCAAGGCTGGCCACTCGGATACCCCCAACAATCCGAATGCTCTCAAGTTCCTGAAGAACGCCGAGGAGTTCAACGTGGACAACATCGGCGTGCGCACGTACCGCAGCCAGGTGACGATGGCCAAGAAAGAGTCGGTCTATGATGCCGCCGGACAGCACACCTTCCTGGTTCCCGTCGATGAAGGCTTCAAG CTATCTGCTCGCAGCAGCCTCGTGGACGGAAAGGTCATTGATGGCCATGTGATACCAAACACTGTAATCTTCACTGCCGCTGCCCAGCATGACGATCCCAAGGCTTCCGCCGCTTTTGAGGACCTACTTAAGGTCACCGTCAGTTTCTTCAAGCAGAAGAACGGCAAAA TGTACGTCAAGTCAAACACCATTGTGGGTGATGCCAAGCACCGCGTGGGCGTGGTTCTGGCCGAGATCGTGAAGGCGAACATCCCAGTGAGCAACGGAGTAGTCCATCTGATCCATCGCCCGCTGATGATCATCGATACGACGGTCACCCAATTCCTGCAG TCGTTCAAG TTTATGAAC GAGAATGCTGAGAACGGAGCTCTGCGCAAATTCTACGAAGTTATAATGGACAATGGTGGAGCAGTTCTGGACGACATCAATAGCCTGACGGAAGTTACCATTTTGGCTCCCAGCAATGAGGCTTGGAACTCCTCGAACATCAACAATGTTTTGCG AGACCGGAACAAGATAAGGCAGATCCTGAACATGCATATCATCAAGGACCGCTTAAATGTGGACAAGATCAGGCAGAAAAATGCTAATTTG ATTGCCCAGGTGCCCACTGTTAACAACAACACTTTCCTGTACTTCAACGTTCGTGGTGAGGGAGCGGATACCGTGATAACAGTTGAGGGAGGCGGCGTGAATGCCACCGTTATCCAGGCTGATGTGGCCCAGACTAATGGTTATGTACACATCATCGACCACGTGCTGGGCGTGCCTTACACTACAGTTCTTGGCAAACTTGAATCCGATCCCATGATGAG TGACACCTATAAGATGGGAAAATTCTCGCACTTTAATGACCAGCTGAACAACACACAACGCCGCTTCACATACTTTGTGCCCAGGGACAAGGGCTGGCAGAAGACCGAGCTGGATTACCCATCAGCTCACAAGAAGCTTTTTATGGCCGACTTTTCCTATCAT TCCAAGTCCATTCTGGAGCGTCATTTGGCTATTTCGGATAAGGAGTACACCATGAAGGATCTGGTTAAGTTTTCGCAAGAATCGGGCAGCGTTATCCTACCCACGTTCCGCGACTCTTTGAGTATCCGCGTGGAGGAGGAAGCTGGAC GCTATGTGATCATCTGGAACTACAAGAAGATCAACGTATACCGGCCCGATGTGGAGTGCACCAACGGAATCATCCACGTCATCGACTACCCACTCCTGGAGGAAAAGGATGTGGTCGTGGCCGGAGGTAGCTATTTGCCAGAATCAAGCATTTGCATCATCTTGGCCAACCTCATAATGATAACAGTAGCAAAGTTCTTGAACTAA